From Campylobacter sp. MIT 12-8780, the proteins below share one genomic window:
- a CDS encoding F0F1 ATP synthase subunit C, with amino-acid sequence MKKIVFLVLALASVALAETTGAPVEQESMNVWIKAFSVLAAGLGLGVAALGGAIGMGHTAAATIAGTARNPGLGGKLMTTMFIALAMIEAQVIYALVIALIALYANPFIAFA; translated from the coding sequence ATGAAAAAAATCGTTTTTTTAGTGCTTGCTTTAGCAAGTGTAGCTTTGGCTGAAACAACAGGTGCTCCTGTTGAACAAGAGTCTATGAATGTATGGATTAAAGCCTTTTCAGTGCTTGCAGCTGGCTTAGGACTAGGCGTTGCTGCTCTTGGTGGGGCTATTGGTATGGGACATACTGCTGCAGCAACTATAGCTGGAACAGCAAGAAATCCGGGTCTTGGCGGAAAATTAATGACAACAATGTTTATCGCCCTTGCGATGATAGAAGCTCAAGTTATCTATGCTCTTGTTATCGCTCTTATCGCACTTTATGCAAATCCTTTTATCGCTTTTGCTTAA
- the lepB gene encoding signal peptidase I: protein MQKLKSLHKFSQSWTGTIIIVLLVIFFFIQAFTIPSGSMKNTLLVGDFLFVKKFSYGLPTPHIPWIEVPILPDFNGDGHLLRGKEPQRGDIVVFRNPLDPKVHFVKRLVAKGGDEVVMVGSTLYVKMSEGDAYMKQNYADSIVYIQNQIFVKEPYKQKGIHTDERVDMEATYNLYLSRNAFAMQPVVLSGFGEVGANGANAYYYAVPQDEYFMMGDNRDHSNDSRFWGSVPYKLIVGTPWFTYFSWDENKNIRWERIGRFVDTLENDEQYIHHEESKIGALE from the coding sequence ATGCAAAAACTTAAGAGTCTTCATAAATTCTCACAATCTTGGACAGGCACAATTATCATCGTTTTGCTCGTGATTTTTTTCTTTATTCAAGCTTTTACTATACCGAGTGGCTCGATGAAAAATACGCTTTTGGTTGGGGATTTTTTATTTGTAAAAAAATTTAGTTATGGTTTGCCAACTCCACATATTCCTTGGATTGAAGTGCCTATTTTACCAGATTTTAACGGCGATGGACATTTGCTTCGTGGTAAAGAGCCCCAACGCGGTGATATAGTCGTCTTTCGCAATCCACTTGATCCAAAAGTTCATTTTGTTAAACGTCTTGTGGCAAAGGGTGGTGATGAAGTTGTGATGGTTGGTTCGACTTTGTATGTTAAGATGAGCGAGGGCGATGCATATATGAAGCAAAACTATGCAGATAGTATCGTTTATATTCAAAATCAAATTTTTGTTAAAGAACCTTACAAACAAAAAGGCATACATACTGATGAGCGAGTGGATATGGAGGCAACTTATAATCTTTATCTAAGCAGAAATGCCTTTGCTATGCAACCTGTTGTTTTATCAGGTTTTGGTGAAGTGGGTGCGAATGGGGCAAATGCGTATTATTATGCTGTGCCTCAAGATGAGTATTTTATGATGGGTGATAATCGCGATCATTCAAATGATAGTCGTTTTTGGGGTTCTGTGCCTTACAAGCTTATCGTTGGCACGCCTTGGTTTACATATTTTTCTTGGGACGAGAACAAAAATATACGTTGGGAGAGGATAGGACGCTTTGTCGATACTTTGGAAAATGATGAGCAATATATCCACCACGAAGAAAGCAAAATAGGAGCTTTGGAGTAA
- a CDS encoding sodium-dependent transporter, which produces MRIHFSKIGFILVVAGSAVGLGNAWKFPTLAAKNGGFSFVLLYLLLTLTLGLSVFLAEIAMGRLSRKDLAHSFESLAVRGAKYWKFGGIFMISGVFVLSFYLVIMGWVLKYMFFSLFYLPKDITWAKADFDMLLSQDLTLSFLCFFVSFILTFAVLARGLIKGIEKLNVIIMPSLFLMLLAMLLYCTQFEGFKQAFLHLFSPNLKVFSFDSLLDALGLAFFTLCLGIGCIVTYAAALPKKVNLLQSSIFVVCINLFIALMMGLIVFTFIFEFGSDPSVQGAGLVFVSLMSLFNQLGVFGNFLAFYFFLALFFAGITSAVSMVEPLIFYLTRTFKISRLKALMMSAFVVFVLSIACILSFNASFSAYLKVFELSFFDLLDKLTSNFLLPLGVFCISIFVGFFVKTSQIYRLFSSFMSRKMFKFWFFVLRFITPFAIIFISFYNFFV; this is translated from the coding sequence ATGAGGATACATTTTAGCAAGATAGGTTTTATCCTAGTTGTGGCTGGCTCGGCTGTTGGGCTTGGAAATGCGTGGAAATTTCCAACCCTAGCCGCAAAAAATGGCGGTTTTAGCTTTGTGCTTTTGTATCTACTTCTTACGCTAACTTTGGGTTTGAGCGTATTTTTAGCTGAAATTGCTATGGGAAGGCTAAGTAGAAAAGACTTAGCTCATTCTTTTGAGAGTTTGGCTGTAAGAGGCGCGAAGTATTGGAAATTTGGCGGCATTTTTATGATAAGTGGCGTTTTTGTGCTGAGTTTTTACCTTGTGATTATGGGCTGGGTGTTAAAATATATGTTTTTCAGCCTTTTTTATCTACCAAAGGATATTACTTGGGCAAAAGCGGATTTTGATATGCTTTTAAGTCAAGATTTAACTTTATCATTTTTATGCTTTTTTGTCTCTTTTATACTCACTTTTGCAGTGCTTGCTCGCGGCTTGATTAAAGGTATAGAAAAGCTTAATGTTATCATTATGCCAAGTTTGTTTCTTATGCTTTTGGCTATGCTTTTGTATTGCACGCAGTTTGAGGGTTTTAAACAAGCTTTTTTACACCTTTTTAGCCCAAATTTAAAGGTTTTTAGTTTTGATTCTTTGCTTGATGCGCTAGGACTTGCTTTTTTCACTCTGTGCCTTGGCATAGGCTGTATAGTCACTTACGCAGCAGCTTTGCCAAAGAAAGTGAATTTGCTTCAAAGCTCTATATTTGTAGTGTGTATCAATCTTTTTATCGCTTTGATGATGGGGCTTATCGTTTTTACTTTTATCTTTGAATTTGGATCTGATCCTAGCGTGCAAGGAGCTGGGCTTGTGTTTGTGTCCTTGATGAGCTTATTTAATCAGCTTGGTGTGTTTGGGAATTTTTTAGCCTTTTATTTCTTTTTGGCTTTGTTTTTTGCTGGCATTACAAGTGCGGTTTCTATGGTAGAACCACTTATCTTTTATCTTACACGCACTTTTAAGATAAGTCGTTTAAAAGCTTTGATGATGAGTGCTTTTGTGGTATTTGTGCTATCTATAGCGTGTATCTTGTCTTTTAATGCTTCTTTTTCTGCGTATCTTAAGGTGTTTGAACTGAGTTTTTTTGATCTTTTGGATAAACTCACTTCAAATTTTTTACTTCCTTTAGGGGTATTTTGTATAAGTATTTTTGTAGGATTTTTTGTCAAAACAAGTCAAATTTACAGACTTTTTAGCTCTTTTATGAGTAGAAAAATGTTTAAATTTTGGTTTTTTGTATTGCGTTTTATCACGCCTTTTGCTATTATTTTTATAAGTTTTTATAATTTTTTTGTGTAA
- a CDS encoding MFS transporter: protein MSAYRRTMKSLGALFISMIFVFAGYALIVSSVGVILKEAGVSSFGIGLVNSCFFLGALLSTISAHKIITKIGHIRAFGVFGSCFAICIILHSISDAIWFWTILRLVLGYCYYAFLMLIESWINDKAKNANRSRVLSLYEITFYLALGSGTLLLALNLNKYEIFIISACLIMFSSLPLNLIRIKEPILQKQSQISLPKVFDLVPLAFVTSFIAGMLLNGFFSMSSLYILLQGFEAAQVSIFMFAMMLGSFSAQLGVGFISDKIGRKFAIILCASIALSATTLLFCFKLGFVIQCLLSFLLGIGIGPLYALALARANDMLEDKSKLVELNRSVLFCYSLGSLLCPTLLGALMQYFSYQGFTLFYLCALGFLILFAINKPNIRKNHD from the coding sequence ATGAGTGCGTATAGAAGAACGATGAAAAGCCTTGGGGCTTTGTTTATCTCGATGATCTTTGTTTTTGCGGGTTATGCGCTTATCGTTTCTTCAGTGGGCGTGATCCTTAAAGAGGCTGGAGTTTCTTCTTTTGGTATAGGACTTGTTAATTCTTGCTTTTTTCTAGGCGCACTTTTAAGCACCATAAGCGCTCATAAAATCATTACAAAGATAGGGCATATAAGGGCTTTTGGGGTGTTTGGCTCGTGCTTTGCTATTTGCATTATCTTGCACTCTATAAGTGATGCGATTTGGTTTTGGACGATTTTAAGGCTGGTGCTTGGGTATTGTTATTATGCTTTTTTAATGCTTATTGAATCATGGATTAACGATAAAGCAAAAAATGCTAATCGCTCAAGGGTTTTAAGCCTTTATGAGATCACTTTTTATCTTGCGCTTGGTAGTGGTACCCTACTTCTTGCTTTAAATTTAAACAAATATGAAATTTTCATCATTTCAGCTTGTCTCATTATGTTTTCATCTTTGCCTTTAAATCTTATCCGTATCAAAGAGCCTATTTTACAAAAACAAAGTCAAATTTCACTGCCTAAGGTTTTTGATCTTGTGCCTTTGGCTTTTGTAACAAGTTTTATCGCTGGTATGCTTTTAAATGGCTTTTTTTCAATGTCTTCTTTATATATACTTTTGCAAGGCTTTGAGGCAGCTCAGGTTTCTATTTTTATGTTTGCGATGATGCTTGGAAGCTTTAGTGCACAGCTTGGAGTTGGCTTTATCTCTGATAAAATAGGACGAAAATTTGCCATTATCTTGTGTGCAAGTATTGCTTTAAGCGCTACAACATTGCTTTTTTGTTTTAAGCTTGGCTTTGTGATTCAGTGCTTGCTTTCTTTTTTGCTTGGTATTGGCATAGGACCGCTTTATGCCTTAGCTTTAGCACGTGCTAATGATATGCTTGAGGATAAAAGCAAATTAGTTGAGCTTAACCGCTCGGTGCTTTTTTGCTACTCGCTTGGCTCTTTACTCTGCCCTACTCTTTTGGGTGCTTTAATGCAGTATTTTTCATATCAGGGCTTTACACTTTTTTATCTGTGTGCTTTGGGCTTTTTAATCCTTTTTGCGATTAATAAGCCAAATATAAGGAAAAATCATGATTAA
- the folD gene encoding bifunctional methylenetetrahydrofolate dehydrogenase/methenyltetrahydrofolate cyclohydrolase FolD gives MTLLDGKKISQELKTEVANEAKKLKEQGIEPCLAVVLVGNDPASNTYVNNKAKACEACKIKSLVYKLNEQTTQNELLALINTLNYDDSIDGILVQLPLPAHINKNIVLESINSNKDVDGFHPFNVGCLNSNLKGGFVACTPQGVIHLLKSYGIKLSGLDAVVIGASNIVGRPMATLLLNEGASVSICHIKTKDLSLYTKRADLIVVAAGCARLLKADMVKEGVIVVDVGINRVNDKLVGDVDFEEVSKKASFISPVPGGVGPMTIAMLLKNTIKAAKNRVKFEN, from the coding sequence ATGACTTTACTTGACGGAAAAAAAATCAGCCAAGAACTCAAAACAGAAGTAGCAAATGAGGCTAAAAAGCTTAAAGAGCAAGGGATAGAGCCTTGTTTGGCTGTAGTTTTAGTAGGCAATGATCCAGCAAGCAATACTTATGTAAATAACAAAGCCAAAGCTTGCGAAGCGTGTAAAATAAAGTCTTTGGTTTATAAGCTCAATGAACAAACGACACAAAATGAGCTTTTAGCTCTTATTAATACTTTAAATTATGATGATAGCATTGATGGAATTTTAGTGCAACTTCCCTTGCCAGCTCATATCAACAAAAATATAGTGCTTGAAAGTATCAATTCAAATAAAGATGTTGATGGCTTTCATCCCTTTAATGTAGGCTGTTTGAACTCAAATTTAAAAGGTGGATTTGTAGCTTGTACTCCACAAGGCGTGATTCATCTTTTAAAAAGCTATGGTATAAAGTTAAGTGGGCTTGATGCTGTGGTTATAGGAGCTTCAAATATAGTAGGACGCCCTATGGCAACCTTGCTTTTAAATGAAGGAGCAAGTGTAAGTATCTGTCATATCAAAACAAAAGATTTAAGTTTATACACCAAAAGAGCCGATTTAATCGTCGTTGCGGCTGGGTGTGCTAGGCTTTTAAAAGCCGATATGGTAAAAGAAGGCGTAATCGTTGTTGATGTAGGGATAAACCGCGTTAATGATAAGCTTGTGGGCGATGTAGATTTTGAAGAAGTAAGTAAAAAAGCAAGCTTCATCTCACCAGTTCCAGGCGGTGTGGGTCCTATGACTATAGCTATGCTTTTGAAAAATACTATCAAAGCAGCTAAAAACCGCGTTAAATTTGAAAATTAA
- a CDS encoding sodium-dependent transporter has protein sequence MNSKFSKIGFVLAVAGSAVGLGNAWKFPTLVGQNGGSAFILLYLFLTLCVGFVVFLAELSIGKLSEKDPVNAYKTLAPEGKKAWALAGFTMLGAILLVSFYSLVIAWIVKYALFSAVTLPSDIQSSTSYFEELVGNSPWLQLVCFTFVFLLVFYVVSKGVKNGIERLNVWMMPSLFILLVLMLFYALSKDGSFQAFEFLLKPDFSKISVASILDALGLAFFSLSLGVGTIITYSASLPDRTNFITSTLSIIFINILIGLMMGLIVFTFIFEFGADPTQQGPGLIFISLATLFAKLGVVGNILAVCFFVSLFFAGITSAISMIEPFAFYLINTFKFSRLKALVYIGVFVYILGILCILSSNQATAFTFFGNKSFFDVLDYLVQNIIMPIGGLCAAIFVGFVVKKEALQILFAPCMNSFFFELWYFFLRFIVPFIIILIAINSIYPLKQLL, from the coding sequence TTGAATTCGAAATTCTCAAAAATCGGCTTTGTTTTAGCCGTAGCTGGATCAGCAGTTGGACTTGGAAATGCGTGGAAATTTCCTACTTTGGTTGGACAAAACGGAGGTTCTGCTTTTATTTTGCTGTATTTATTTTTAACGCTTTGTGTTGGCTTTGTGGTGTTTTTAGCAGAGCTTAGTATAGGAAAGTTAAGTGAAAAAGATCCAGTGAATGCGTATAAAACTCTTGCTCCAGAGGGCAAAAAAGCATGGGCTTTAGCCGGTTTTACTATGCTTGGAGCGATTTTGCTTGTTTCTTTTTACTCTTTAGTCATTGCTTGGATTGTCAAATACGCCCTTTTTAGTGCCGTAACTTTACCAAGCGATATTCAAAGTTCAACAAGCTATTTTGAAGAACTTGTGGGTAATAGCCCTTGGCTTCAGCTTGTGTGCTTTACTTTTGTGTTTTTGCTTGTTTTTTATGTAGTGTCAAAGGGTGTTAAAAATGGTATTGAAAGGCTTAATGTCTGGATGATGCCAAGTCTTTTTATCCTGCTTGTGCTTATGCTTTTTTATGCTTTGAGTAAAGATGGTTCTTTTCAGGCTTTTGAGTTTTTATTAAAGCCAGATTTTAGCAAGATCAGCGTTGCTTCTATACTTGATGCTTTAGGGCTTGCCTTTTTTAGTCTTTCTTTGGGGGTTGGCACCATCATTACTTATTCAGCTTCTTTGCCCGATCGCACCAATTTCATCACAAGCACGCTTTCTATCATCTTTATCAATATACTCATAGGCTTGATGATGGGGCTTATTGTTTTTACCTTTATTTTTGAATTTGGAGCTGATCCTACTCAGCAAGGTCCTGGACTTATCTTTATCTCTTTAGCTACGCTTTTTGCAAAACTTGGCGTGGTGGGAAATATTTTAGCTGTGTGCTTTTTTGTATCTTTGTTTTTTGCGGGTATTACAAGTGCGATTTCTATGATTGAGCCTTTTGCTTTTTATCTTATCAATACCTTTAAATTTTCGCGTCTTAAAGCTCTTGTATATATAGGCGTGTTTGTTTATATACTTGGCATTCTTTGCATACTTTCATCAAATCAAGCTACTGCTTTTACTTTCTTTGGTAATAAAAGCTTTTTTGATGTGCTTGATTATCTCGTGCAAAATATCATTATGCCAATAGGTGGGCTTTGTGCAGCGATTTTTGTAGGCTTTGTGGTGAAAAAAGAGGCTTTACAAATTCTTTTTGCACCTTGTATGAATAGCTTCTTTTTTGAACTTTGGTATTTTTTCTTGCGTTTTATCGTGCCATTTATCATTATACTCATTGCTATAAATTCCATTTATCCGCTCAAGCAGTTATTATAA
- a CDS encoding c-type cytochrome, which produces MILCVFGLSFALAEDFITLKEYAKMLYENPRGISCKECHGADGASQVLGYYTKKGEKEPFIVPSIQNLSFEAFKEALLEDKNTKSIMPTYSLTPSEIITLYNYIQELNKEKK; this is translated from the coding sequence ATGATTTTATGTGTATTTGGGCTAAGCTTTGCTTTAGCTGAAGACTTTATCACTTTAAAAGAATACGCAAAAATGCTCTATGAAAATCCTCGTGGCATATCGTGCAAAGAATGCCACGGAGCCGATGGAGCTTCGCAGGTTTTGGGTTATTATACCAAAAAAGGCGAGAAAGAGCCTTTCATCGTGCCAAGCATACAAAATTTAAGCTTTGAAGCATTTAAAGAGGCTTTGCTTGAGGATAAAAATACAAAAAGCATAATGCCTACTTATTCGCTTACACCAAGTGAGATTATTACGCTTTATAATTACATACAAGAACTTAACAAGGAGAAAAAATGA
- a CDS encoding flagellar hook-length control protein FliK, with protein sequence MINPSVASSQVVQTNNNLNLNKTDSKTENKNDRLTSDKSNSKEALTEALKKNLGLSNTTLPTKELSTNSEELNLKLKELVNKLLNQLGTKDSSKLIEQGEKLNFAPNFSNELKFLANEMKKNEIFKDLFAKLEQILKPASQMKADNLAPLFKNSGVFFEAKLKDALNKEQLPSSFHSLLNTIKSLSSPKIATQIIALAGKELDAKSSLNELKNIIQNQKNENTNLLKESAFKTLLSLGSKLENFKLYISKNPNLAQEKLSQIANNILSKLEKLEPQFKQELSKPQNLALKDTNFLKDLNQSFMKLKETLKDIIQAKPFTPQNTQNTQDKSPSFNAFVKVETNVKEEQTSPKAPSSNVEFKDEKNETTQKNEVNKDSNTNKNTQELLQDEKQEVLKTNQNDEKTQPKDSNSKTNETQNKDTNEKLNSNEQNKEKLTQDETLLDENTQETTLKEGKEGIKENPKEAAKESVKNEASKDLNKDVTKDISKEISKNTKEIPKENATQALKEGPKNPQNTQTNTNLNTQNTQALPEKMIQTQASEANKAIQNLEAKVKNLVFSNEKTQMLELEQLSKDINTLNRKLNESLKQLDLGASEAKSNLSELKNLTHKMQNASKDLAQIATKNEHEVINELKSDIKSTLLQVSNLAKSTDNEAIANQANRLLAQIEMNQLMSLANESINTYLPFFWEDLNDSKLVFKRGKKDKFFAQIKLEFAKLGELDILIALNNEKYIDINIMAEDKEFRKRIYENAHELKRAINKAGLLSSNFFVGDIVRSKFDQTHAGIRDYDLQMGIDKKA encoded by the coding sequence ATGATTAATCCCTCTGTAGCTTCAAGCCAAGTTGTTCAAACAAATAATAATTTAAATTTAAACAAAACAGATTCAAAAACTGAAAACAAAAACGATAGACTTACAAGTGATAAAAGCAATTCAAAAGAAGCTCTAACAGAGGCTTTAAAGAAAAATTTAGGACTTTCAAACACCACATTACCCACAAAAGAGCTTAGCACAAACAGCGAGGAGCTCAATTTAAAGCTTAAAGAACTTGTCAATAAGCTCTTAAATCAACTTGGCACTAAAGACAGCTCAAAGCTCATCGAGCAAGGAGAAAAGCTTAATTTTGCTCCAAATTTTAGCAACGAGCTTAAATTTCTTGCTAATGAGATGAAAAAAAATGAAATTTTTAAGGATTTATTTGCAAAGCTAGAGCAAATTTTAAAGCCAGCAAGCCAAATGAAAGCTGATAATCTTGCTCCTTTGTTTAAAAACTCAGGCGTATTTTTTGAAGCAAAGCTCAAAGACGCGCTAAATAAAGAACAGCTCCCAAGCAGTTTTCACAGCCTTTTAAACACTATAAAATCCCTTTCAAGCCCAAAAATAGCCACTCAAATCATAGCCCTAGCTGGCAAAGAACTTGACGCAAAAAGCTCTTTAAATGAGCTTAAAAACATCATACAAAATCAAAAAAATGAAAATACAAACCTTCTTAAAGAAAGTGCTTTTAAAACCCTACTTTCACTTGGTTCAAAACTTGAAAACTTTAAACTTTATATCAGTAAAAATCCAAATTTAGCCCAAGAAAAACTCAGCCAAATCGCAAATAATATACTCTCAAAACTTGAAAAACTTGAACCACAATTCAAACAAGAGCTTTCAAAACCTCAAAATTTAGCCCTAAAAGATACAAATTTTTTAAAAGATTTAAATCAAAGCTTTATGAAGCTTAAAGAAACGCTTAAAGACATCATTCAAGCTAAGCCTTTTACGCCTCAAAACACCCAAAATACTCAAGATAAAAGCCCAAGTTTTAATGCTTTTGTTAAGGTTGAAACAAATGTTAAAGAAGAACAAACAAGCCCTAAAGCTCCTTCATCAAATGTAGAATTTAAAGATGAAAAAAATGAAACTACGCAAAAAAATGAAGTCAATAAGGATTCAAACACCAACAAAAACACACAAGAGCTTCTTCAAGATGAGAAGCAAGAAGTGTTAAAAACTAATCAAAATGATGAAAAAACTCAGCCCAAAGACAGCAATTCAAAGACAAATGAAACCCAAAACAAAGACACAAATGAAAAGCTAAATTCAAACGAACAAAACAAAGAAAAGCTCACTCAAGATGAAACGCTCTTAGATGAAAATACTCAAGAAACAACTCTTAAAGAAGGAAAAGAAGGCATTAAAGAAAACCCAAAAGAAGCTGCTAAAGAAAGTGTTAAAAATGAAGCAAGTAAGGATTTAAACAAAGATGTAACTAAGGATATAAGCAAAGAAATCAGCAAAAACACCAAAGAAATACCAAAAGAAAACGCGACTCAAGCCCTAAAAGAAGGTCCTAAAAATCCACAAAATACCCAAACAAACACAAATTTAAACACACAAAACACCCAAGCTTTGCCAGAAAAAATGATACAAACACAAGCTAGTGAAGCCAACAAAGCCATACAAAATTTAGAAGCTAAGGTAAAAAACCTCGTCTTTTCAAATGAAAAAACCCAAATGCTTGAGCTTGAGCAACTCAGCAAAGATATAAACACTTTAAATAGAAAGCTCAATGAAAGCCTTAAACAGCTTGATTTAGGTGCTAGTGAAGCTAAAAGTAATTTAAGCGAACTTAAAAATCTAACGCATAAAATGCAAAATGCAAGTAAGGATTTAGCTCAAATTGCTACAAAAAATGAACATGAGGTTATAAATGAGCTAAAAAGTGATATAAAATCCACACTTTTACAGGTTTCAAATTTAGCCAAAAGCACAGATAATGAGGCTATTGCTAATCAAGCTAATCGCCTTTTAGCTCAAATTGAGATGAACCAGCTTATGTCTTTAGCTAATGAAAGCATAAACACTTATCTGCCTTTTTTTTGGGAGGATTTAAACGACTCAAAGCTTGTGTTTAAAAGGGGCAAGAAAGATAAATTTTTCGCTCAAATCAAGCTTGAGTTTGCTAAACTGGGCGAGCTTGATATACTCATAGCCTTAAATAATGAAAAATACATTGATATTAATATCATGGCAGAAGATAAGGAGTTTAGAAAGCGAATTTATGAAAACGCTCACGAGCTTAAAAGAGCGATCAATAAAGCTGGACTTTTAAGCTCAAATTTCTTTGTAGGCGATATAGTGCGAAGTAAATTTGATCAAACGCATGCTGGTATAAGGGATTATGATCTGCAAATGGGTATAGATAAAAAGGCGTAA
- the hemL gene encoding glutamate-1-semialdehyde 2,1-aminomutase translates to MTNKKAFKQACELIVGGVDSPVRAFSAVGSNPLFIDKGKGAFISDIEGKSYIDFVQSWGPLLFGHCDKDITKACEKALKKGTSFGAPTLLETQLAKLVLENFKHLDKIRFVSSGTEATMSAIRLARGFTRRDKILKFEGCYHGHSDSLLVSAGSGLATFNTPSSLGVLKDLAKHTLVASYNNIKSVEALFDTHKDIACVIIEPIAGNMGLVPAKAEFLEELAKLCKKHGTLLIFDEVMSGFRASLKGSFGINGIKADLVTFGKVIGGGLPAAAFAGRAEIMDLLSPLGGVYQAGTLSGNPLAMAAGIASLKKAMKDKMLYTKLADLGARLMKGFKEGASSKGIALQTTCVGSMFGFFFNENEVLNYQDALKSDLKLFAKFHQAMLKRGVYLACSQFETGFICDKMDKKLIDEVCEKAYESFKSL, encoded by the coding sequence ATGACAAATAAAAAAGCCTTTAAACAAGCTTGTGAGCTTATCGTTGGTGGGGTTGATTCGCCTGTTCGTGCTTTTAGTGCGGTAGGTTCAAATCCTTTATTTATCGACAAAGGTAAAGGAGCTTTTATCAGCGATATAGAAGGTAAAAGCTATATAGACTTCGTGCAAAGCTGGGGACCTTTGCTCTTTGGACATTGTGATAAAGACATTACAAAGGCTTGTGAAAAAGCTTTGAAAAAAGGCACGAGCTTTGGAGCACCAACCCTTTTAGAAACACAGCTTGCCAAACTTGTCTTAGAAAATTTCAAACATCTTGATAAGATCCGCTTTGTAAGCAGTGGCACAGAAGCGACAATGAGTGCCATTCGCCTTGCAAGAGGCTTTACAAGACGCGATAAAATCTTAAAATTTGAAGGTTGCTATCACGGACATAGCGATTCTTTGCTAGTAAGTGCTGGTTCTGGGCTGGCTACTTTTAATACCCCAAGTTCTTTAGGGGTTTTAAAAGATTTAGCTAAACACACTTTGGTAGCAAGTTATAATAATATAAAAAGCGTTGAGGCTCTTTTTGATACACATAAAGATATAGCTTGCGTTATCATCGAGCCAATCGCTGGAAATATGGGGCTTGTGCCAGCAAAGGCTGAATTTTTAGAAGAACTTGCTAAGCTTTGCAAAAAACACGGCACGCTTTTGATCTTTGATGAAGTGATGAGTGGATTTAGAGCAAGCTTAAAAGGCTCTTTTGGCATAAATGGCATAAAGGCTGATCTTGTAACCTTTGGTAAGGTTATAGGCGGAGGCTTGCCTGCGGCTGCTTTTGCTGGTAGGGCTGAGATTATGGATTTACTAAGTCCTTTGGGTGGAGTGTATCAAGCAGGAACGCTAAGTGGCAATCCTTTAGCCATGGCAGCTGGTATAGCAAGCCTAAAAAAAGCGATGAAAGATAAAATGCTTTATACTAAGCTTGCAGATCTTGGCGCAAGGCTGATGAAAGGCTTTAAAGAAGGTGCAAGCTCAAAAGGCATAGCCTTGCAAACAACTTGCGTTGGTTCTATGTTTGGCTTTTTCTTTAATGAAAATGAGGTTTTAAACTATCAAGATGCTTTAAAAAGCGATCTTAAGCTTTTTGCTAAATTTCATCAAGCTATGCTAAAAAGAGGCGTTTATCTGGCTTGCTCTCAGTTTGAAACAGGCTTTATCTGCGATAAAATGGATAAAAAGCTTATCGATGAAGTGTGTGAAAAAGCCTATGAAAGCTTTAAAAGTCTATGA
- a CDS encoding AtpZ/AtpI family protein yields MSKRAKFIKKGIEAADGLSLGISMVVAVLIGVGLGYLLKKYTGISWLFWLGVFIGVAAAILNVYKAYKAQVASYEEFKDGVRYAPKDLKEDDEDFDEGKFDR; encoded by the coding sequence ATGAGTAAAAGAGCAAAATTTATCAAAAAAGGCATAGAAGCAGCTGATGGCTTAAGTCTTGGAATTTCTATGGTTGTGGCTGTGCTTATAGGGGTTGGCTTGGGGTATTTGCTTAAAAAATACACAGGTATAAGCTGGCTTTTTTGGTTAGGCGTATTTATAGGCGTAGCAGCAGCGATTTTAAATGTATATAAAGCCTATAAAGCCCAAGTAGCAAGCTATGAGGAGTTTAAAGATGGGGTGCGTTATGCTCCTAAAGACTTAAAAGAAGATGATGAGGATTTTGATGAGGGTAAATTTGATCGATGA
- a CDS encoding FlhB-like flagellar biosynthesis protein: MAKSSIKKAVALGYNQESNQAPKVLATGKGESAAKMISLAKEHGVPIKEDEDLVEILSKLDLGDEIPPNMYKAVAEVFAFIYQMANKK, translated from the coding sequence ATGGCGAAAAGTTCTATCAAAAAAGCCGTCGCACTAGGCTATAATCAAGAAAGCAATCAAGCCCCAAAAGTCCTTGCCACAGGTAAGGGTGAAAGTGCGGCAAAGATGATAAGTCTAGCCAAAGAACACGGCGTGCCTATCAAAGAAGATGAAGACTTAGTCGAGATACTTTCCAAGCTTGATTTGGGCGATGAAATTCCACCAAATATGTATAAAGCTGTGGCTGAAGTCTTTGCTTTTATCTATCAAATGGCAAATAAAAAGTAA